One part of the Eucalyptus grandis isolate ANBG69807.140 chromosome 10, ASM1654582v1, whole genome shotgun sequence genome encodes these proteins:
- the LOC104422059 gene encoding E3 ubiquitin-protein ligase RLIM, whose amino-acid sequence MSSSESEIQGFDVLSDLDLDHSLDLDLDLDLDDHLGVVDAPRHSDQDHALDVTSDLSDDEGRPGFDRPEGPSAPSPSSRGADSTGGGVEAIGIDLGSDWGSGSEPSDSVSSDSLLDVREEFDWEETVGGAIGGIEQATASSEQGLRDPDREFSFSFYSEGSGVNPNWDSDPVFVIRGDRVDPDERFAAAAAAAAARRIRRNEIIRRGDSPAASTRVVEGLPLITVSEEGLGDGDGVCAVCKDKFVQGEKLRVLPCVHRYHQDCILPWLSMRNTCPVCRFELPRDDSRPGIQRTVRDGAMSGGGLHSDTPI is encoded by the coding sequence ATGTCTTCTTCCGAATCGGAAATTCAAGGCTTCGACGTCCtctccgacctcgacctcgaccacagcctcgacctcgacctcgacctcgacctcgacgaCCACCTCGGCGTCGTCGACGCGCCTCGCCACTCCGACCAAGACCACGCCCTCGACGTCACCTCCGACCTTTCGGACGATGAGGGACGCCCGGGGTTCGATCGCCCCGAGGGGCCCTCCGCGCCTTCTCCGTCGTCCCGGGGGGCCGACTCGACGGGCGGCGGAGTCGAGGCCATCGGAATCGACTTGGGCTCGGACTGGGGGTCGGGCTCCGAGCCTTCGGACTCGGTCTCGTCGGATTCGCTGCTCGATGTGAGGGAAGAGTTCGATTGGGAAGAGACGGTCGGAGGAGCGATCGGCGGGATCGAGCAAGCGACGGCGTCGAGCGAGCAGGGATTGCGAGACCCCGATCGGGAGTTCTCGTTCAGTTTCTACTCGGAAGGTTCGGGCGTAAACCCTAATTGGGATTCGGATCCTGTGTTTGTAATCCGCGGTGACCGCGTCGATCCCGACGAGAGgttcgcggcggcggcggcggcggcggcggcgcggcggatTCGGAGGAATGAGATCATCAGAAGAGGCGATTCGCCGGCGGCGTCGACAAGAGTCGTGGAGGGCCTGCCTCTGATTACCGTGAGCGAAGAGGGATTGGGAGATGGTGATGGGGTTTGTGCAGTTTGCAAGGACAAGTTCGTGCAGGGGGAGAAGCTGAGGGTGTTGCCTTGCGTGCATCGTTACCATCAAGACTGCATCTTGCCATGGTTGAGCATGCGTAACACATGCCCGGTTTGCCGGTTTGAGTTGCCCAGAGATGACTCGAGGCCGGGAATCCAGAGAACTGTGAGGGATGGAGCTATGAGTGGGGGAGGACTGCACAGTGATACGCCAATTTGA
- the LOC104422057 gene encoding pentatricopeptide repeat-containing protein At3g29290, protein MDEVLSANYSVLELFFELAMHLEAQTSCSISVRLNEPSAVRAMLSAAIPGLMGEEEKDEDGVPIENEELESSFHFGSGLGGVNEGPVTSESVIVNQQGVQFLEEMDAEVLSKRVLVLSRRNKVRSALELFRSMELAGLHPNAHACNSLLSSLLRNGLNDDAMRVFKFMKDKTITTQHTYSLMLKAVAHAQGCDSSLRMFMELEAEGNGNKDFDAVVYNTIISICGRMNYWQKCERLWMSMKENGLTATKVTCSILISVFVRCGQYELAIDAYEEMVLNGYKANANISQAMIKACTKEGRWDLALNIYQDMLSNALEPNLITCNALINLLGKAGKVELAFKVYNLTKSFGHTPDAYTMNALVSALYRAGRPGDALWLFDNIMREQPSQLNIHLYNNALMSCSKLGLWDRALQLLWKMETSGLSVSTASCNLVINTCEVARKPEIALQVYEHMIHKNCTPNMFTHLSLVRSCIWGSLWTEIEEILKVSPNASLYNAVIQGMCLRGKIDSAKMMYTRMRDKGLKPDGKTRALMLQNLQKS, encoded by the exons ATGGACGAAGTTTTGAGCGCAAACTACTCGGTGCTTGAGCTGTTCTTCGAGTTGGCCATGCATCTGGAG GCCCAGACTTCGTGTTCTATTTCGGTGAGGTTGAATGAGCCTAGTGCTGTAAGGGCTATGCTTAGCGCAGCAATACCGGGGTTAATGggtgaggaagaaaaagacgAAGATGGGGTTCCGATCGAAAATGAAGAATTAGAGTCGAGTTTCCAC TTTGGGTCGGGGCTCGGAGGTGTAAATGAGGGTCCGGTGACATCAGAATCGGTTATTGTGAACCAACAGGGCGTGCAATTTCTAGAGGAAATGGATGCAGAGGTGTTGTCGAAGCGGGTTTTGGTGCTTAGCAGAAGAAACAAGGTTAGAAGTGCATTGGAGTTGTTTAGGTCAATGGAATTGGCAGGTCTGCATCCAAATGCGCATGCCTGTAATTCTCTATTATCCTCCCTTCTGAGGAATGGTCTTAATGATGATGCAATGagagtttttaaatttatgaaGGACAAAACAATCACCACGCAGCATACTTATAGCTTAATGCTTAAAGCGGTTGCACATGCTCAAGGTTGTGATTCATCTCTCAGAATGTTTATGGAATTAGAAGCGGAAGGAAATGGGAATAAAGATTTTGATGCCGTTGTTTACAACACCATTATATCCATTTGTGGAAGGATGAATTATTGGCAAAAGTGTGAGAGGCTTTGGATGAGCATGAAGGAAAATGGCCTTACAGCAACCAAAGTCACTTGCTCCATATTAATCAGCGTGTTTGTCCGTTGTGGTCAATACGAGCTGGCGATTGATGCTTATGAGGAGATGGTTTTAAATGGATATAAAGCCAATGCCAATATATCGCAAGCTATGATCAAAGCATGCACGAAAGAAGGTAGATGGGATTTGGCACTCAACATCTACCAGGATATGTTGAGCAATGCACTCGAGCCAAATCTGATCACATGCAATGCATTGATTAATTTGCTTGGCAAAGCTGGAAAAGTTGAGTTAGCATTCAAGGTCTATAACCTTACGAAATCTTTTGGCCACACTCCCGATGCTTACACAATGAATGCACTTGTTAGTGCTTTGTATCGGGCAGGCCGGCCAGGCGATGCTCTTTGGCTCTTTGACAACATAATGAGAGAGCAGCCCTCTCAGCTCAACATTCATCTGTACAACAATGCTTTGATGTCTTGTTCTAAACTTGGGTTATGGGATAGAGCTCTTCAACTTCTTTGGAAGATGGAAACTTCTGGGCTATCAGTTTCAACGGCATCTTGTAATCTTGTCATTAACACTTGTGAGGTTGCAAGAAAGCCAGAAATAGCTTTGCAAGTGTATGAACACATGATCCACAAGAACTGCACTCCCAATATGTTTACCCATCTGTCGCTTGTAAGAAGTTGCATTTGGGGATCTCTCTGGACTGAAATAGAGGAAATTCTGAAG GTTTCACCAAATGCATCTCTATATAATGCTGTCATTCAAGGGATGTGTTTGAGGGGCAAGATTGATTCTGCAAAGATGATGTACACAAGAATGCGTGATAAAGGGCTTAAGCCTGATGGAAAGACACGAGCTTTAATGCttcaaaacttacaaaaaagtTAG
- the LOC104422058 gene encoding WPP domain-interacting tail-anchored protein 1 isoform X1 translates to MDADPVSDVSVSVDDIDTDCSELGSCKVDSLVGAMFSGEINGELGRAGEVLTRIELDVACTSEKFYNLNILMMHVAMEESEFEVLDLERCQKMPSSFEKGLECDILSGFLDSEVKELDDFITTLQKEIEESHKWISLSQNLGTSVLELEEKLSDSEKTLEQLREQVFELQAQSSTFQKILSCFIGQERRVREMGAGFLENGGSLNVETKTKIQTAEQHKHFLRMLEKSLARELDLEKQLSETKQIDEDMKLRLQSAEHEAFCLEEEVFDAWKRLFEADNSAEVLLGISRDLLGRFQVTQFNTNGLIQREAEVRSKLEDTTKQLKAKESALLELEVSRKELSDSLSAEVDGLRACLKEVQDKLNLAKSENSILQDKVSSLERQVEESETAKGSEDGSQEETNVAVHRTLETDILIEDLKHKLSEAESRVENAETNYKSLEVTNKELNEELVFIKGNCLTAEKAEALERQLKESDILLQRAIASADASEEKQAMFYAAIKDMENIIEDLKLKVAKAESRADSAEEKCIILSESNAELNDELIFLRGRMQGLEGSLHHAEESKLATAKNIGIRTKVIANLVMQLAIERERLHKQLTSLAIENKILVVKLQQTSKGSTVPRNHGGQEDPAFEFPVAASARECKEIENESLATSTLVDDKSKDPSAVGTQAEPGEVTSQLETVRRVDAGSLNYKHVLFAGLIALIASAAYMFLQQNSPS, encoded by the exons ATGGATGCGGATCCTGTTTCGGATGTGAGCGTTTCTGTCGATGATATTGACACTGATTGCTCGGAGCTAGGGTCATGTAAAGTTGATTCGCTTGTTGGTGCTATGTTTAGTGGAGAAATAAATGGAGAGTTGGGAAGGGCTGGGGAGGTTCTGACAAGGATAGAACTTGATGTGGCATGTACTTCTGAGAAGTTTTACAACCTTAATATACTCATGATGCATGTGGCAATGGAAGAGAGTGAATTCGAAGTACTTGATTTGGAGAGATGTCAGAAGATGCCAAGTTCCTTCGAAAAGGGCTTGGAATGCGATATCTTGTCTGGGTTTTTGGATTCAGAGGTGAAAGAATTGGATGATTTCATCACCACTCTTCAAAAAGAGATTGAGGAGTCTCATAAGTGGATATCTTTGTCCCAAAACCTAGGAACATCTGTCCTAGAGTTGGAGGAGAAGTTAAGTGATTCTGAGAAAACATTGGAGCAGCTGCGGGAGCAGGTCTTTGAGTTGCAAGCGCAATCTTCCACGTTCCAGAAGATATTATCATGCTTTATTGGACAAGAGAGGA GGGTAAGGGAGATGGGTGCGGGCTTCTTGGAAAATGGTGGATCGTTGAATGTTGAGACAAAAACCAAAATTCAAACAGCCGAACAGCATAAGCATTTCTTGAGGATGCTGGAGAAATCTTTGGCCAGAGAATTAGATCTTGAGAAGCAATTAAGCGAGACAAAGCAAATTGATGAAGACATGAAACTAAGGCTGCAGTCTGCTGAGCATGAAGCATTTTGTTTAGAAGAAGAAGTATTTGACGCGTGGAAGAGATTGTTTGAGGCAGATAATTCTGCTGAGGTTCTTCTGGGCATCTCAAGAGATCTACTTGGTCGATTCCAAGTCACACAGTTCAATACAAATGGCTTGATTCAGCGAGAAGCTGAGGTAAGGTCTAAGTTGGAGGACACCACTAAACAGTTGAAAGCGAAGGAAAGTGCTTTGCTAGAGCTTGAAGTCAGTAGAAAGGAACTCAGTGACTCTCTTTCTGCTGAGGTGGACGGCTTAAGAGCCTGTTTGAAGGAAGTTCAAGATAAACTAAATCTTGCCAAATCCGAGAATTCAATTCTTCAGGACAAGGTGAGTTCACTTGAGAGGCAGGTGGAAGAATCTGAAACTGCTAAGGGGTCCGAAGATGGAAGTCAGGAAGAAACTAATGTTGCAGTTCATAGAACGTTGGAAACGGATATTCTTATTGAAGATCTTAAACACAAGTTATCAGAAGCAGAAAGTAGAGTTGAGAATGCAGAAACCAATTACAAATCACTGGAAGTTACAAACAAGGAGCTTAATGAAGAGTTGGTTTTTATAAAAGGCAATTGCTTGACAGCCGAGAAGGCTGAAGCACTTGAGAGGCAGTTGAAGGAGTCAGATATTCTACTACAACGTGCCATCGCATCAGCTGATGCTAGTGAGGAGAAGCAAGCCATGTTTTATGCTGCTATTAAAGATATGGAGAATATAATTGAGGATCTGAAGCTCAAAGTTGCAAAAGCTGAAAGTCGTGCTGATAGTGCAGAGGAGAAGTGCATCATACTATCTGAATCCAATGCGGAGCTAAACGATGAACTAATTTTCTTGAGGGGGAGAATGCAAGGCTTGGAGGGGTCCTTGCATCATGCTGAGGAGTCAAAACTAGCAACTGCCAAGAACATTGGAATTCGGACCAAAGTTATTGCTAATCTTGTCATGCAGCTGGCAATCGAGAGAGAACGCCTCCATAAGCAG TTGACGTCACTAGCAATTGAGAACAAAATTTTAGTGGTGAAGCTGCAGCAAACGAGCAAGGGTTCAACTGTACCTAGAAACCACGGTGGACAAGAAGATCCTGCTTTTGAGTTTCCTGTGGCTGCATCTGCGAGAGAAtgcaaagaaatagaaaacgAATCCTTAGCCACCTCAACTTTG GTAGATGACAAATCCAAAGATCCATCGGCAGTTGGAACGCAAGCAGAGCCTGGAGAAGTAACGTCCCAGCTTGAAACTGTGAGGAGGGTAGATGCAGGATCCCTCAACTACAAGCATGTTCTTTTTGCTGGGCTGATAGCGCTAATTGCATCAGCAGCTTACATGTTCCTACAACAAAATTCTCCTTCATAA
- the LOC104422058 gene encoding WPP domain-interacting tail-anchored protein 1 isoform X2: MDADPVSDVSVSVDDIDTDCSELGSCKVDSLVGAMFSGEINGELGRAGEVLTRIELDVACTSEKFYNLNILMMHVAMEESEFEVLDLERCQKMPSSFEKGLECDILSGFLDSEVKELDDFITTLQKEIEESHKWISLSQNLGTSVLELEEKLSDSEKTLEQLREQVFELQAQSSTFQKILSCFIGQERRVREMGAGFLENGGSLNVETKTKIQTAEQHKHFLRMLEKSLARELDLEKQLSETKQIDEDMKLRLQSAEHEAFCLEEEVFDAWKRLFEADNSAEVLLGISRDLLGRFQVTQFNTNGLIQREAEVRSKLEDTTKQLKAKESALLELEVSRKELSDSLSAEVDGLRACLKEVQDKLNLAKSENSILQDKVSSLERQVEESETAKGSEDGSQEETNVAVHRTLETDILIEDLKHKLSEAESRVENAETNYKSLEVTNKELNEELVFIKGNCLTAEKAEALERQLKESDILLQRAIASADASEEKQAMFYAAIKDMENIIEDLKLKVAKAESRADSAEEKCIILSESNAELNDELIFLRGRMQGLEGSLHHAEESKLATAKNIGIRTKVIANLVMQLAIERERLHKQLTSLAIENKILVVKLQQTSKGSTVPRNHGGQEDPAFEFPVAASARECKEIENESLATSTLVFHQEQLLCDIRPHLM; encoded by the exons ATGGATGCGGATCCTGTTTCGGATGTGAGCGTTTCTGTCGATGATATTGACACTGATTGCTCGGAGCTAGGGTCATGTAAAGTTGATTCGCTTGTTGGTGCTATGTTTAGTGGAGAAATAAATGGAGAGTTGGGAAGGGCTGGGGAGGTTCTGACAAGGATAGAACTTGATGTGGCATGTACTTCTGAGAAGTTTTACAACCTTAATATACTCATGATGCATGTGGCAATGGAAGAGAGTGAATTCGAAGTACTTGATTTGGAGAGATGTCAGAAGATGCCAAGTTCCTTCGAAAAGGGCTTGGAATGCGATATCTTGTCTGGGTTTTTGGATTCAGAGGTGAAAGAATTGGATGATTTCATCACCACTCTTCAAAAAGAGATTGAGGAGTCTCATAAGTGGATATCTTTGTCCCAAAACCTAGGAACATCTGTCCTAGAGTTGGAGGAGAAGTTAAGTGATTCTGAGAAAACATTGGAGCAGCTGCGGGAGCAGGTCTTTGAGTTGCAAGCGCAATCTTCCACGTTCCAGAAGATATTATCATGCTTTATTGGACAAGAGAGGA GGGTAAGGGAGATGGGTGCGGGCTTCTTGGAAAATGGTGGATCGTTGAATGTTGAGACAAAAACCAAAATTCAAACAGCCGAACAGCATAAGCATTTCTTGAGGATGCTGGAGAAATCTTTGGCCAGAGAATTAGATCTTGAGAAGCAATTAAGCGAGACAAAGCAAATTGATGAAGACATGAAACTAAGGCTGCAGTCTGCTGAGCATGAAGCATTTTGTTTAGAAGAAGAAGTATTTGACGCGTGGAAGAGATTGTTTGAGGCAGATAATTCTGCTGAGGTTCTTCTGGGCATCTCAAGAGATCTACTTGGTCGATTCCAAGTCACACAGTTCAATACAAATGGCTTGATTCAGCGAGAAGCTGAGGTAAGGTCTAAGTTGGAGGACACCACTAAACAGTTGAAAGCGAAGGAAAGTGCTTTGCTAGAGCTTGAAGTCAGTAGAAAGGAACTCAGTGACTCTCTTTCTGCTGAGGTGGACGGCTTAAGAGCCTGTTTGAAGGAAGTTCAAGATAAACTAAATCTTGCCAAATCCGAGAATTCAATTCTTCAGGACAAGGTGAGTTCACTTGAGAGGCAGGTGGAAGAATCTGAAACTGCTAAGGGGTCCGAAGATGGAAGTCAGGAAGAAACTAATGTTGCAGTTCATAGAACGTTGGAAACGGATATTCTTATTGAAGATCTTAAACACAAGTTATCAGAAGCAGAAAGTAGAGTTGAGAATGCAGAAACCAATTACAAATCACTGGAAGTTACAAACAAGGAGCTTAATGAAGAGTTGGTTTTTATAAAAGGCAATTGCTTGACAGCCGAGAAGGCTGAAGCACTTGAGAGGCAGTTGAAGGAGTCAGATATTCTACTACAACGTGCCATCGCATCAGCTGATGCTAGTGAGGAGAAGCAAGCCATGTTTTATGCTGCTATTAAAGATATGGAGAATATAATTGAGGATCTGAAGCTCAAAGTTGCAAAAGCTGAAAGTCGTGCTGATAGTGCAGAGGAGAAGTGCATCATACTATCTGAATCCAATGCGGAGCTAAACGATGAACTAATTTTCTTGAGGGGGAGAATGCAAGGCTTGGAGGGGTCCTTGCATCATGCTGAGGAGTCAAAACTAGCAACTGCCAAGAACATTGGAATTCGGACCAAAGTTATTGCTAATCTTGTCATGCAGCTGGCAATCGAGAGAGAACGCCTCCATAAGCAG TTGACGTCACTAGCAATTGAGAACAAAATTTTAGTGGTGAAGCTGCAGCAAACGAGCAAGGGTTCAACTGTACCTAGAAACCACGGTGGACAAGAAGATCCTGCTTTTGAGTTTCCTGTGGCTGCATCTGCGAGAGAAtgcaaagaaatagaaaacgAATCCTTAGCCACCTCAACTTTG GTGTTCCACCAGGAACAACTGTTGTGTGACATTCGTCCTCATCTAATGTAG
- the LOC104422056 gene encoding F-box/kelch-repeat protein At5g15710 — translation MESARADEVGSSSPSGSDVSRSQLTKDEAFRADDRCPKQVSPIRGGGSRNTSPLSRAGSRNTSPSRQKVVKTKPRGLDEETAATFSKIVHPDVQMEDNIWAMLPEDLLNEVLARVPPFMIFRLRSVCRRWNSILQDSSFLKFHSQVPSHGPCLLTFWKNSQTPQCSVFSLPLKTWYRIPFNFLPPWAFWLIGSSGGLVCFSGLDGLTFKTLVCNPLTQTWRTLPSMHYNQQRQLIMVVDRTDRSFKVIATSDIYGDKSLPTEVYDSKQDTWSLHQIMPAVNLCSSKMAFCDSTLYLETLSPLGLMLFRLDRGLWEHIPAKFPRSLLDGYLVAGSQKRLFLVGRIGLYSTLQSMRIWELDHGKNTWVEISRMPPKYFRALFRLSAERFECFGQDNLICFTSWNQGKGLIYDVDRKVWSWIAGCALQSYNSQICFYEPRFDASIN, via the coding sequence ATGGAGTCAGCACGCGCGGACGAAGTTGGGTCGTCTTCTCCATCTGGGTCTGATGTTTCCAGGTCCCAATTGACCAAAGATGAGGCTTTTCGCGCCGATGACAGGTGCCCTAAACAAGTATCGCCCATAAGGGGTGGTGGGTCGAGAAATACTAGCCCCTTAAGCCGGGCAGGATCAAGAAACACAAGTCCTTCTAGGCAAAAGGTTGTTAAGACGAAGCCCCGTGGTCTAGATGAGGAGACAGCGGCTACATTCAGCAAAATAGTGCACCCTGATGTTCAAATGGAGGATAATATATGGGCAATGTTGCCAGAGGACTTGCTGAATGAGGTTTTAGCTAGAGTCCCCCCATTTATGATTTTCCGGCTTCGTTCAGTTTGTAGGCGTTGGAATTCTATCCTCCAGGATAGTAGCTTTCTAAAGTTCCATTCGCAAGTGCCGTCTCATGGGCCATGTCTTcttacattttggaaaaattcaCAAACCCCGCAATGCTCAGTTTTTAGTTTGCCTCTGAAAACATGGTACAGGATTCCATTTAACTTTTTGCCACCTTGGGCATTTTGGTTGATCGGCTCGTCTGGAGGTCTCGTTTGCTTTTCTGGGCTTGATGGGTTGACTTTTAAAACTTTAGTCTGTAACCCTCTTACTCAGACATGGAGGACACTGCCAAGTATGCATTATAATCAGCAAAGGCAGTTGATCATGGTTGTTGATCGGACAGATCGGTCTTTCAAAGTAATTGCAACGAGTGATATATATGGTGACAAGTCGTTGCCAACTGAAGTGTATGATTCGAAGCAAGACACTTGGTCTCTCCACCAGATTATGCCTGCCGTTAATCTGTGCTCCTCAAAAATGGCGTTTTGTGATTCTACATTGTATTTGGAAACTCTCTCACCTCTTGGACTGATGTTATTTCGATTGGACAGAGGGCTATGGGAACATATCCCCGCTAAGTTTCCAAGGTCCTTGTTGGATGGCTACTTGGTTGCTGGTAGTCAAAAACGTTTGTTTCTAGTTGGGAGGATAGGTCTATACAGTACACTTCAGAGTATGAGGATTTGGGAGTTGGATCATGGAAAGAATACCTGGGTGGAGATCAGTAGAATGCCGCCAAAATACTTTCGGGCTCTTTTTAGGTTGTCTGCTGAGAGATTTGAGTGCTTTGGACAGGATAACTTGATCTGCTTTACATCTTGGAATCAAGGGAAGGGTCTCATATACGATGTAGATAGGAAGGTTTGGTCTTGGATTGCTGGCTGTGCTCTTCAGTCATATAACAGCCAGATTTGCTTCTATGAGCCAAGATTTGATGCTTCCATAAACTGA